A window of Candidatus Anstonellales archaeon contains these coding sequences:
- a CDS encoding ABC transporter ATP-binding protein: MAITNEVIRLENVWKTYEAGSTNLHAVRGISMQVNQGDYIAIVGPSGSGKSTLMHILGLLDTPTNGKVYIDGVETTTLSDENLSSIRAKKIGFVFQSFYLIPSLNAIQNVELPAMLVGVPKKERMRRAERILSSFSLSNRLFHLPSELSGGERQRVAIARALINDPSIILADEPTGNLDSSAGREVLKIFDGLNKKGKTIIIVTHDTSVASHSNEILYIRDGSIEKRVKIKKESQAHIRQEA; the protein is encoded by the coding sequence ATGGCTATAACAAATGAAGTGATTAGACTGGAGAATGTGTGGAAAACTTATGAGGCTGGAAGCACTAATCTTCACGCTGTCAGGGGGATTTCAATGCAAGTCAATCAGGGAGATTATATTGCAATTGTAGGTCCCTCAGGAAGCGGAAAATCAACTCTTATGCATATACTTGGACTCCTTGATACTCCAACCAATGGCAAGGTTTACATTGACGGTGTCGAAACGACAACTCTTTCAGATGAGAACCTTTCAAGCATACGCGCTAAAAAAATAGGTTTTGTATTCCAGTCATTTTATCTTATTCCAAGCCTAAACGCAATCCAAAACGTTGAACTTCCAGCCATGCTTGTTGGTGTTCCAAAGAAAGAGCGTATGAGACGCGCAGAGAGAATCCTCTCCAGCTTCTCTCTTAGCAACAGGCTTTTTCATCTACCATCAGAGCTATCTGGAGGTGAACGACAGAGAGTTGCAATAGCTAGGGCACTTATAAACGACCCCTCTATAATTCTTGCTGATGAGCCAACCGGCAATTTAGACTCCTCAGCTGGCAGAGAAGTATTAAAAATATTCGATGGGCTCAATAAAAAAGGAAAGACTATAATAATCGTTACTCATGACACAAGCGTTGCATCGCATAGCAACGAAATACTTTATATCCGCGACGGCTCAATAGAAAAAAGAGTAAAAATAAAAAAGGAAAGTCAGGCGCACATTAGGCAGGAGGCCTGA
- a CDS encoding DNA-directed RNA polymerase subunit K yields MTELNKFEKARIIGARALQLSLGAPPLVEVSEHETATDIARKEFELGIIPLVIIRNE; encoded by the coding sequence ATGACCGAGCTAAACAAATTTGAGAAGGCACGCATCATAGGTGCCCGAGCTCTCCAACTCTCCCTTGGAGCCCCTCCATTAGTGGAGGTTTCAGAGCACGAAACCGCAACAGATATCGCACGAAAGGAATTTGAACTAGGAATAATCCCACTTGTAATCATACGAAACGAATAA
- a CDS encoding helix-turn-helix transcriptional regulator has translation MKIKRFHVLSVYMEKEVRSPLRRLSRLLSIGNLWLYVISLCEKERVYAYRLPQVIKKRFGFSPSRLLCYLVLYRLEGEGFIKSDVRGKRRYYSATKKGREILKDAKKYLRRLVGEL, from the coding sequence ATGAAGATTAAAAGATTTCATGTTTTAAGTGTCTATATGGAAAAAGAAGTTAGGTCCCCCTTGAGGAGGCTCAGTCGTCTTCTTAGCATAGGGAATCTTTGGCTTTATGTAATTTCTCTTTGTGAGAAAGAGAGAGTATATGCTTATCGACTTCCCCAAGTTATAAAAAAAAGATTTGGATTTTCCCCAAGCCGTTTATTGTGCTATCTTGTTCTGTATCGGCTTGAGGGCGAGGGGTTTATAAAATCAGACGTTAGGGGGAAAAGAAGATATTATTCTGCAACCAAAAAAGGAAGGGAAATATTAAAGGATGCAAAAAAGTATTTGAGGCGGTTGGTAGGTGAGCTGTGA
- a CDS encoding adenylate kinase family protein: MTDRINKKTRILLTGVPGTGKTTLAKLISKIGGFSKISINAVARKSGSVKRGGEVNLRKLEGVLKAEIKRKGEKDIVLDGHLGCEIKLPLDTVFVLRCDPEKLKVRLRRRKYSKKKIEDNLLCEALDYCTVQAEKNFGRVVEIDTTHRSPITAAKLILAIARKRRKSTDRVNWKAWLEKMV; encoded by the coding sequence TTGACAGACAGGATTAACAAAAAGACAAGGATACTTCTTACCGGTGTCCCTGGAACAGGAAAAACAACGCTAGCAAAGTTAATATCTAAGATTGGCGGATTTTCAAAAATTTCAATAAATGCAGTAGCCAGAAAAAGTGGAAGCGTCAAAAGAGGAGGGGAGGTAAACTTACGAAAGCTTGAAGGAGTACTAAAAGCAGAAATAAAGAGAAAAGGGGAAAAAGATATAGTTTTGGATGGGCATCTTGGATGTGAAATAAAGCTTCCTTTGGATACTGTTTTTGTACTCAGGTGCGACCCGGAGAAGCTAAAAGTAAGGCTTCGCAGAAGAAAGTACTCAAAAAAGAAGATTGAAGATAACCTATTGTGCGAAGCGCTGGATTATTGCACAGTGCAGGCAGAAAAAAATTTTGGAAGAGTTGTCGAGATTGATACTACTCATCGAAGCCCGATTACAGCTGCAAAACTTATTTTGGCCATTGCGAGAAAAAGGAGAAAGAGTACCGACAGGGTTAATTGGAAAGCGTGGCTGGAAAAAATGGTTTAA